Below is a genomic region from Abyssisolibacter fermentans.
AGGGATAATAAAAGAAAAATCAGTAAGTATTGATAGTACACATACTGAGGCAAATACAATAAAAAAAGTTCCAGAAAGAATAATGAAACACCTATCAAAAAAGATAATAAAAGAAGTAGAATAATCAGCTCCAGAATTAAAAAAAGATAAATACAGAAATACCAAATTATAGAAAAATAGAAGACCATAAAGAAGCTAAGGAAACAATGGAAAATTACCTAGAAGACTTAATGAACACTGTACAAGAAAACCTTGAAAAAGAGAATGAGAAAAATACGTCAGATTGTTAATGTTCAGTCTGACGTATTTTTGCATAATATAGGATTTTAGCAACTTAAAATAGTTTGAAATCAGCGTTTTTTTATATAAATTAAGATAAACAGTCTGATTTAAAGCACAACAAATGGAGAATCAACAACACATAAACACTGTTTATTAAATAGATTAATAGAAGTATGGTTAAAAAATTAATAATTAAGATTTTTTATACTTAGTAATAAATGAATGATTAATGCATAAATATTGAGTAAGGGTTGTAGGAGGTGAATGTATGAGAAAATCAAATTCTGACAGTTATATTATGAAGATTACTAAAAGTTTAGTTTTATCTTTTTTAATTACTGTTGTTTTTTTTATTGTTTATGCATTAATTTTAACTTATAGTAGTTTATCAGAGGAAACGATACCTACTATTAATACAGTTATTATGATTATTTCGATATTAGTAGGTTCTATTAGTATGTCAATGAAGGTGACTAACAAAGGCTGGTTAAATGGTGGTATAGTAGGAATTTTATATATGGTTATAATTATTATTTTTAGTAGCTTTTATAACAAGACTTTTGCTATGGATAGTTACATATTAATTAAAAGCCTTATTGGATTAATTGTTGGTGTAATTAGTGGGATTATTGGAATTAATCTAAAATAGCTCTTTATAATGAATATATGTTGTGTTATAATTTTTAAGTAAAATAAAGTTTGAGGAGGATTTTTTCAATGAAACATATAAAGACTTTAAGTACTAAAAACTTAAACACTACAGCAAAAAATGGTGGATGTGGAGAATGCCAAACATCATGTCAATCAGCTTGTAAAACATCTTGTACTGTTGGAAATCAAAGCTGTGAGAATAAGAACTAGTAAAAAGTAGTGGTAAGCCACTGCTTTTTTCGTAGCTGTGGCTGCTGTTAGGTAGTCTATTCAATTAGGACATGGTAAAATTAATTTAAAATTATACACATGTATAGTATTAAATTATAAAAAATATTACGTATTGATTATAGATGAAATTTGCTGTAAAATGATAAATGGAATTATAATACAGGAGGAAGCTTATGTTAAAGATACACAAATTTGAACAAAATGGTAAGAAAATAGTATTAGATATTAATAGTGGTGCTGTTCATATAATTGATGATTTAATATGGGACATATTAGATTTATTTGAAGAGTATGATAAAAAGGATATTATAGCTAAATTGGAGAATAAATATAATAGACAGTCTATAGAAGAAGGAATTGCAGAAGTTGAATATTTAGTAGACAAGGGTATTTTGTATTCTGAAAGTAATTATCCTGAAGATTTAGACTATAATAAAAACAACTTGGTAAAGGCTTTATGTTTACATGTAGCACATGATTGTAATTTGAGATGTAAGTATTGTTTTGCTTCACAAGGAGATTATAATGAAGAAGAAAGATTATTAATGCCTTTAGAAGTAGGAAAAAAGGCACTAGACTATCTTGTGCAAAATTCAGGTTCTAGAAGAAATTTAGAAGTTGATTTTTTTGGCGGTGAGCCTTTAATGAACTTTGATGTAGTAAAGGAACTTGTTTATTACGGTAG
It encodes:
- a CDS encoding TIGR04086 family membrane protein, with amino-acid sequence MRKSNSDSYIMKITKSLVLSFLITVVFFIVYALILTYSSLSEETIPTINTVIMIISILVGSISMSMKVTNKGWLNGGIVGILYMVIIIIFSSFYNKTFAMDSYILIKSLIGLIVGVISGIIGINLK
- the scfA gene encoding six-cysteine ranthipeptide SCIFF, producing the protein MKHIKTLSTKNLNTTAKNGGCGECQTSCQSACKTSCTVGNQSCENKN